Proteins encoded together in one Osmerus eperlanus chromosome 20, fOsmEpe2.1, whole genome shotgun sequence window:
- the LOC134041075 gene encoding transmembrane protein 74 → MEHACNLASLDLEWTATTQDGLLSAVYSQHGSVDDNNISVNCNKELETYFTCHDEDLYIQPSSPQSSNNGSSSHLSRDLPDGVPALYMLSDDELAIEGSGKSVDYGFISAVICLVTGILLVSISYAIPRDVKVDSDSVSAREMESLEMENARVWAGVDKCVIAGLCLLTFGGVVMSTLVMVSMRREEMVRRTAFDYSMLPVKLYGSIALRGGSNQTLAASSQLSVADGDLEVVC, encoded by the coding sequence ATGGAGCATGCGTGCAATTTGGCGAGTCTCGATTTGGAATGGACAGCGACCACACAGGATGGGCTGCTGAGCGCAGTGTACAGCCAGCATGGATCAGTTGATGACAATAATATATCTGTAAACTGTAACAAAGAACTGGAAACATATTTCACTTGCCACGACGAGGATTTATATATACAACCGAGTAGTCCACAGTCGTCCAATAACGGCAGCTCAAGTCACCTCTCAAGGGACCTCCCCGATGGTGTTCCGGCTCTGTACATGCTTTCCGATGACGAACTCGCGATTGAAGGGTCGGGAAAGTCAGTGGATTATGGATTCATAAGCGCTGTGATCTGCCTCGTGACTGGTATTTTGTTAGTGTCCATATCCTATGCAATCCCCCGGGACGTCAAAGTGGACTCGGACAGTGTCTCGGCTCGGGAGATGGAGAGTTTGGAGATGGAGAACGCTCGAGTGTGGGCTGGGGTGGATAAGTGTGTCATAGCTGGTCTCTGCCTGCTAACCTTCGGGGGTGTTGTGATGTCTACCCTGGTGATGGTCTccatgaggagagaagagatggttAGGAGAACGGCCTTTGACTATTCCATGCTGCCAGTAAAGTTATATGGCTCCATCGCTTTAAGAGGAGGCTCAAACCAGACTCTGGCCGCCTCTTCACAACTGTCTGTTGCGGATGGAGATTTAGAAGTAGTCTGCTGA
- the trhrb gene encoding thyrotropin-releasing hormone receptor b yields MENVTAEMENVTAAQENHTLPTWTDHSIEYKLISTLLVFVICALGVVGNIMVILVVLTTKHMRTPTNCYLVSLAVADLMVLTAAGLPNITDSIFGSWVFGRSGCLCITYFQYLGINASSCSITAFTIERYIAICHPIKAQFLCTLSRAKKIIILVWLFTSLYCIMWFFLSDIEEVLYENVTIETCGYKVLRRFYLPIYFFDFGMFFVLPLLLATILYGLIARILFLNPLPSNSKEKCKNGQRNCTKMSSCKNSRHSNSTATSRRQVTKMLAVVVVLFAVLWMPYRTLVVVNSFLKQAYLDTSFLLFCRCCIYLNSTINPVIYNAMSQKFRAAFRKLCRCGRKGLQKPTAYSVALTYSAVKDTSVVESTDHFTTELEEITVTEDLLPDKMMFQDTRVYNEVIFNKD; encoded by the exons ATGGAAAACGTTACTGCAGAGATGGAAAACGTTACTGCAGCTCAAGAAAACCACACACTGCCAACATGGACTGACCACAGCATCGAATACAAGTTGATAAGCACTTTATTAGTGTTTGTGATCTGTGCTTTAGGGGTCGTTGGTAACATAATGGTGATCTTAGTGGTCCTTACAACCAAACACATGAGGACACCCACCAACTGCTATCTGGTTAGCTTGGCCGTGGCCGATCTCATGGTGCTAACGGCTGCAGGCTTACCAAACATAACGGACAGCATCTTCGGCTCATGGGTGTTCGGCCGCTCAGGATGCCTCTGCATCACCTACTTCCAGTATCTTGGAATCAACGCGTCGTCATGTTCCATAACCGCTTTCACTATCGAAAGATACATCGCCATTTGCCACCCCATAAAAGCACAGTTTCTCTGCACGCTGTCCAGGGCAAAGAAGATCATAATTCTTGTGTGGCTTTTTACTTCGCTATACTGCATCATGTGGTTTTTCCTGTCGGATATTGAGGAAGTTTTATATGAGAACGTGACCATTGAGACATGCGGCTACAAAGTTTTAAGACGGTTTTATTTACCCATTTACTTTTTCGATTTtgggatgttttttgttttgcctTTACTGCTAGCAACGATTCTGTACGGACTCATCGCAAGAATCCTTTTTTTGAATCCATTGCCATCAAATTCCAAGGAGAAATGCAAAAATGGACAAAGAAACTGCACTAAGATGAGCAGCTGTAAGAACTCCCGCCATTCCAACTCCACCGCCACATCCCGGAGACAG GTCACCAAGATGCTGGCTGTGGTGGTAGTCCTGTTTGCCGTGCTGTGGATGCCCTATCGCACGCTAGTGGTGGTCAACTCCTTCCTCAAACAGGCCTACCTGGACACTTCGTTCCTGCTATTCTGCCGGTGCTGCATCTATTTAAACAGCACCATTAACCCCGTAATTTACAACGCCATGTCGCAGAAGTTCCGCGCCGCTTTCCGCAAGCTCTGCCGCTGCGGGCGTAAAGGTCTGCAGAAGCCCACAGCGTACAGCGTGGCACTCACCTACAGCGCCGTCAAAGACACGTCGGTGGTTGAGAGCACCGACCACTTCACCACGGAGCTGGAAGAGATCACCGTCACAGAGGACTTACTGCCTGAtaagatgatgtttcaagataCCCGTGTTTACAACGAGGTGATTTTCAACAAAGACtga